The sequence TCATGACCGTTTATCAGAAACCGATAGTCATGCTGGATTTCGAGACTACCGGATTGAGTCCAGAGATGGGCGATCGCATCACCGAAGTCGCAGCCTTGCGGATAGTTGAAGGTAAAATTGTCGAGCGTTTTGTATCGCTGGTGAATTGCGGCGTATCGATCCCCCCGTTTATTTCGCATCTGACCGGCATCTCCCAAGCGATGGTCGATCGGGCCCCGTCGGCTTCTAAAGTGATGCCGGAGCTTCTGCGGTTCATTGGTAATGATGCACTGGCCGCACATAACGCCAGCTTTGACGCCAAGTTCTTATTGAAGGAGAGCGCTCTGTTGGACTTACAGCCGCGCCATAGCGCGCTGATCTGCTCTCTTAAGTTGTCGCGGCGGGTTTTCCCCGGCATGAAAAGCTACAAACTTGGGTTGCTCGCCTCCGCGCTACAGATTCCGTTTTTAGGTAACGCGCATAGAGCGGAAGCAGATGCTGAAGTGTCCGCACATTTGCTGCTGCACGTTGCTAAGCATCTGACCGATCGATATCAGGTGACGTCGATACACCCTGATTTGCTGGTGGCGGTGAATAAGTTAGCTGCTGCCAAAGTGCCAAAATTCCTGGCGGGGCAGTTATACGGTCAATATTGAGCTTAAATTCTAAGCTTAAAATTTGAGCTTAAATACTGACGTTTTTAGTGGCGTTATGTGCGGACTCTAAGTACGGACATTCGATCAAGTCGTCAAGTGAACCTTTGGTGAAGTCGAAGCACTGAGCCTGCAATTGCGTGACCCAGTGGGTTTGCTTCCGGATTCTTCATGACGAACTGACGGTCAATCTTTCCTAGAGTTCGGAAATAAAGCGCATTTTAAAATTGCGGCCTTTAATATTGCCGTTACTTAAGCGAGAAAACGCGTGCTTTGCCATGCGCCGTTCCAGTGCGACATACGTCATGAATTCAAATACGCTGATTTTCCCCACCTGTTCTTTGGTAAGGCCGACGTCGCCGGTCAGTGCACCTAATAGATCACCTGGGCGTAGTTTGTCTTTTTTGCCGCCCATGATGCATAACGTCACCATTGGCGCTTGCAACGGTCCGCCTTCGGCTGGCTCCAATGCGGCCAGATCAAACCAGGACACAGGTCCATTCTGATAATCTTCAATGAGCTTGACCCATTTTTTTTCATTCGGTGCACAAAGACTCAATGCCAGGCCTTTGTCATGACCGCGTCCAGTACGACCGATGCGATGAATATGCACTTCGGTATCTTTCGACACATCCACGTTAATCACTGCGCCTAACGTCTGAATATCCAAACCACGCGCGGCGACATCGGTTGCAACTAACACCGAACAACTCTGATTAGCGAACTGGACCAAAATTTCATCGCGCTCACGTTGCTCAAGTTCGCCGTACAACGCCAGGGCACTAAAACCCTGGTCGCGCAGTTCCGCAGCTAACTCGCGGCAGTGAATTTTGGTGTTACAGAAAGCAATGGTCGACACCGGCCGATAATGATTAAGCAGTTGCGCAACCGCGCCGTTACGTCCATCGTAAGAAACCTCGTAGAAGCGCTGCTCAATCTGGCCCGAATCATGTTGTGCTTCAACTTTTACTTCCACCGGCTGACGTAAAAATTCAGCGCTCGCTTTTCGAATATCATCAGGATAAGTCGCGGAAAACAGCAATGTCTGACGGCGCTTTGGACAGGCGCTCACAATCCCCGAAATCTCTTCATAAAATCCCATGTCAACCATGCGATCAGCTTCGTCCAGCACCAGCGTTTGTACCGTCGATAAGTTAATGCTGCCACGCCCGATATGGTCACGTATGCGACCGGGAGTGCCGACGATAATGTGCGCGCCATGTTCTAACGAACCGATCTGCGGCCCCATTGGCGAACCGCCGCACAGCGTCAATATTTTGACGTTATCTTCCAGGCGCGCCAATCTTCGCAGTTCTTTTGCCACCTGATCGGCCAGCTCTCGGGTCGGACACAATACCAGTGCCTGAATCGCAAAGTAAGTGGGGTTCAGTTTATGCAAAATGCCGATACCAAAAGCGGCTGTTTTACCGCTACCGGTTTTAGCCTGCGCGATCAAATCGCGTCGCTCCAGAATGACAGGCAGACTTTGCGCTTGAATAGTCGTCATCTCGTGGTAACCGAGACTATCAAGGTTGCGCAAAAGTGCCGGTGAAAGGGGAAGATTTGAAAAGGAGGAGGTAGTCACAGTGGCGTTCGTCGACAGCAAGGGGAAGGAAGTCTAACAGGCAGGCTTGTTTAGGGATAGTTTTGATGCGATTTTGATGGAATTTAGTGCTTTATTGTTATGCTTTAGGTGATTAAGCTGTTGGCAAACCGCAATTAGAGTACTTTTCCAACGATTATCGGGTTATTCAATGCACCTCGTCACCCTACAAATGAATCATCTGAACGATGTTCGATTTTTTCGATAGTACGGATCAATATTTTCCGTTTTTCTTTTCAATTTTTGTCGATCATACTACGACTTATTGATACGTTTTAGCCTAAACCAACAAGCTAAACGAAGCGAATGGGAGTGACAAAACGGTTTGATCGAAATTATCGTCTATTAAGAAACGGAAAATATCATGTTACAAGTACGTAAAAGCGGTGATCGCGGCGTTGCCGACCACGGATGGCTGCAATCGCGCCACACATTTTCTTTCGGACATTACCAAGACGCGCAACACACAGGTTTCGGCCCGTTATTGGTGATCAACGAAGATAGGGTTGCCCCCGGACAGGGCTTCGGCACCCACGGCCATCGTGATATGGAAATTATTTCTTACGTTCTCGACGGCGCTCTGGAGCATAAAGACAGCATGGGAACCGGTTCGGTTTTACATTACGGCGACGTGCAGCGCATGAGCGCCGGAACGGGCGTACGGCATAGTGAATTCAATAGTTCTCCATCAGAATCATTGCATTTTTTGCAAATTTGGATCGAGCCGGATGTGAAGGGCATTCCTCCCGGATATGAAGAAAAGCATTTCACGCCAGCTTCAAAACAAGGACAGTTACGCCTCATCGCCTCATCAGACGGGCGTGATGACACAGTGTTGATCCATCAGAATGCCTGTATTTACGCGGGAGTCCTTGGGCCGAAAGATCAAATCTCACATGATCTGGCAGCCGGTCGCACAGGATACGTTCATGTGATAAGGGGCGCGATAACGGTCAATGGTATCGTGCTCTCAACCGGTGACGCGCTAAAGCTGACAGATGAGGCGTTAATAACGTTGGCCCAAGCGGACGCGGCGGAAGTATTGGTATTCGATTTACCGTACTGACTATGCAAGTTGTCAGCTCAAGTCTTAACTATTGCAGATATACCAACGGCCGGCCTTTTCCGGTCGCTGCCGCCTGAATGATGCGCTGCGTTAAAATCATCAGGCTAGCTTTGTCGCTTTAATTGATCCCGTCAGATGCGCCAGTCGGGCTTTCAACCCGCTAATTCCGGTCCGAACGGACTTGTTTTAGTGGGAAAGGACACTATGTTAATATCCGAGGCGACATTTTTTGCAATGTAACAGCAAAAGCCATGCATTTCCCTAAGACTTTTTGATGGATGCTTTCGACGTATCAGGGCTTTTGCTCTAACTTAATGACCCTATTTAGTGACCTTATTACTGATTTCACCCATACCGATTGTCCTGACATCGCGCGAACAGGCAGTTACCAGCGCGCTTTTACATTCTCGGTGTACGATGACTGAATTAATTCCAGCCTGAATTATTAAATCTATTGATAAGGCACGTCATTCGTTCAATGACGTGCTTTTTATATTTAAGTAACGTATCTATCTCATGAGCACCCACATTACACCTAGTAACGCCGCCGCTGCCCAAATCCACGAAACACTGGAGTACGTCACTTCTTGCGAGTTGCCAACGCCTTGGGCAACCTTTCAGCTCCACGCTTTTATCGATCATCCTTCCGGCAAAGAGCATCTGGCACTTGTTCTGGGTGAGGTAACAGACGGATCGCCGGTGTTAGCGCGTATCCATTCAGAATGTCTGACCGGCGATGCGCTGTTTAGTCAGCGTTGCGATTGCGGTGCGCAGCTTGAAGGTTCGCTTCAGCAAATTGCAGCGGAAGGGCGCGGTGCGGTATTGTATTTGCGCCAGGAAGGGCGTGGAATTGGCCTGCTTAACAAAATTCGTGCTTACCGAATTCAGGATTCCGGGGCCGACACTGTTGAGGCGAATCAACAACTTGGTTTCGCAGATGATTTGCGGCATTACGGCATGTGTGAGCCAATGCTGCAACATCTCGGGATCAAGACATTACGCCTGATGACCAACAATCCGCGCAAGATGGACGCACTAAAAAAGATGGGCGTGCCCGTCGTTGAGCGCATCCCGCTGATCTTGAATAGAAATCCGTTTAATACCCGCTATCTCGACACCAAGGCGACCAAACTTGGGCACCTGTTACCTAATGAAGGAGCGGAACACCAGGACGAGCCTACCTAGACCGCGTAGACTGCGCCAAATAACGGCAGTCTTAGTGTTGTCGATGAGAACAACGGTTCGGCGTTTTTGCGATAAGATATTTGTTGGAGTTCCATGCGGTCTTTTTTGGTGTTTTTTGGTCTTATTGGAGAGCATGATGCGAAAATCTCTTTCATCAGCGTTAGTCGGCTGTGCGTTGCTATTGGCATCCTATGCTGCCAGCGCCGCTCAGATCGCTTTTAGCCAATCCGCATTCGACAAGTTACAAGCCGAAGGAAAGCCAGCGATTGTTTATTTTCATGCTGACTGGTGCCCAACGTGCAAAGTGCAAAAACCGATCGTTGATAGTCTTTTGAGGCAACCGGACATGCAAAGCATCACCTTGCTGATCGCCGACTATGACAAAGAAATCGCTTTAAAAAAAGCCATGCACATCAGCCAGCAATCGACCTTTGTCGTATTCAAAGGCGGTAAAGAAGTAACGCGCGCCACTGGTCAAACCACCAAACCTGCGATACAGGCGACGTTTGCTCAAGCACTTTAATGGATTTTGGATTCGCTAGTTATGGGCTCAGCTTTGCTGCTGGCGTCTTATCGACCCTGTCTCCATGCGTTTTGCCACTCCTACCCATCCTGCTCGCCTCCACACTCACCGCTCATCGATATGGGGTCTTCGCACTGGCTGCGGGATTGGCCCTGTCGTTCGCCACGTTAGGCATCTTTATCGGTGCAATTGGGGCATCCATTGGGTTGGGCCAGGATGGATTTCGTTTGGTAGCCGCGATCCTGTTTATCCTGTTTGCTCTGTTAATGCTATCAACGCGCTTGCAGCAACGCTGGTCTGTGGCGTTGGCTGGCATCGGAAGGTTGGGCAGCGAGGGATTATCCCGTGCACGAGTGGACGGGATGTCAGGCCAATTTATTATCGGACTTCTCCTTGGCATCATCTGGACGCCATGTGTTGGACCAACATTGGGAGCGGCTACAACGTTAGCCTCCCAAGGCAAGAATCTCCCCCAAATTGCGCTTCTAATGATCGTTTTCGGACTCGGTGCCGGTTTGCCTTTGATTGTGCTTGGAATGGCTTCACGGGCAGGAGTCGCTCGCGTGCGCGGCAAATTGCAAACCTTTGGACAGCTCGGAAAAACCTTACTCGGGACGATGATGTTGATCGTGGGCGGATTAATGTTAACCGGTTTGGACCGCACTATTGAAAGTTGGTTACTGTCCATCAGCCCGGAATGGCTGACTGTATTGACGACGCGTATCTAGCTTATTGGGTAGAGTGGTGACGGGATGGACAAGTTGATTGAGCAATACGCAAAATAACCAGGAGATAGCAATGACGAGTACCCATACAGTCGAGGACAGCGGCCAAGGCGCTGCCTCCACCGAAGCCACCCAGTTATCACAGTTGTATATGGAAGATATTGTTGTTGGCCAACAATTTCGGTCAGCGTCAATTCAGGTCACTGCGGAGGAAATTAAACGTTTCGCGCAGCAGTTCGATCCACAGCCATTTCATTTAGATGAGATTGCAGCAAAGAGCACATTCTTTGGCGGCCTGGCCGCAAGCGGCTGGCATACAGCCGCTCTCACGATGCGATTATTGGTGGAAAGCGGGATGCCGTTAGCTGGCGGTATCATCGGTGCAGGAGGAGATATTTCCTGGCCGCAGGCAACCCGCCCCGCAGACGTGTTACATGTGGAAAGTGAAATTATTACCCTGGCTCCCTCGCGATCTCGTCCTGATCGTGGCATGCTGCAAGTGCGGTCCCAGACAATTAACCAGAGCGGAGAGGTCGTCCAGATATTGAATGCAAAGCTGATGGTGTGGAGCAAATCATCCAAAGCCTGAACTAAGAGCCATTAAACGGAGTACCCACGGAATACCACCCGGAGGGCGCACTAACGACCATCAGACTAACAATCGAAACAAGGCATTTGTCATGGCAAAGACACCGCAAGTTCTGACAATCGACGCATGTCTGGAAAAATTGCAGGCAGGAGTAGCGAATGGCCGACGCTTCATCCTTGGAATCGTGGGACAACCAGGTTCCGGGAAATCTACCCTCGCTCAAACGCTCATGGCGGCTTTTCCGGGCACCGCGAGCGTGCTTCCAATGGACGGATTTCATCTGGCCAATAATGAACTAGACCGTTTGGAACGCGCAAACCGGAAAGGGGCCGAAGATACATTTGACAGCGGTGGGTACGTAGCATTGCTTAAAAGACTGCGCGATCAGGCTGCAGACGAGATTGTGTATGCACCAGAATTTCGCCGGGAAATAGACGAGCCAATTGCAAATGCCATTGCGATCCAGCCAGAAACGCAATTAGTGATTACAGAAGGTAACTATCTACTGCTTGATCGCGGCCATTGGCGCAAAGTTCAACGCATGCTGGATGAAAGCTGGTACCTCGAAATAGATACCGACTTGCGGCAACAAAGGCTGATCGCACGTCACATGCAGTTTGGGCGAGACTTTTCGACCGCGCAGGCATGGGTGCACCAGACCGACGAACCGAATGCGCGCTTGATTGCATCCACCCAGGATCGTGCCAATATGGTGATAAATTGGAGGCTCGGGGGTGAGGGACCACTTCCCTCGTAAGAAAAAATAGACCCATTAAGGTTGTAAATAAGGTTGTAAATCAGGTTGTAAATAAGGCTAAAAATTTGCTTCTGAGCTATATCATTAGTCATTCCTCAAAACAGGTAAAATGGAATCGGGACAATTGTTGTAACTATGGGATCGACTGCTGAAAGCACTATTGGCGCGCGGCAAAAACTGTCATCTATAGCCCCCGTCTCTAGCCTACGTTGTCGATAGCAAACACCACCAGGAGGCTGTATGTCACAAACTGTCGTTGGCGTTTTTGATAGCTATCAATCCGCCGAAAATGCGCAGCAAGAGCTTATTTCATCCGGTTTTGAATCCTCTGATGTACACATCCGCATGCATGCAGCGCATGCGGTGGCAGCAGGTACCGAAAGCGTCGGTTCCAGTCTGGTCGATAGCCTCCGTGAACTTTTGGGAAATCTATTTGGCGGTAACCATGAAGACATAGGTCATTACTCCGAAGCGGTACGGCGTGGTCATGTGGTGGTCGCGATCACCGTGGCAGACGATGCATTGGTAACAGTCGCGCAATCAGCCCTGCGTGGCGCGGGCGCTTTAGATATCGAAAAGCAAGTGGAAACCTGGCGAGAACAAGGCTATAACAGTTTTGATCCTGCCTCTGCGCCCTATACTGAAGAAGAAGTGCGTGCCAACCGCGCCAGAGTTCAACCAGCGCTGGAAGACAACCCCGACATCGCCCAGCAGACGGAGACATATCCCTCCCGTGCTTATCCGTTCCAGATGGCACAAACTCCCTATGACGACATCATGGGCAAGTCGGGCGGTGTCAATACCGGTGGGTGACTTCCTTAGCTGAGCCAAAGGTGTTGATTGCATGTTTTAAATGCGCATCTTGATCGCACCTATTGAGCGCACGTGAAAAATGCAAAAAATGGACGCACTGAGCGTCCATTTTTATACCTGCTGGCCTGATCAATCCAACGATTTTTGAATTGACGCAATTGAATTAGCTTTCAGAATGGTTAAATTCCAGGTTTCGGTCCGCCGTACCCCGTTCCATATTCGTCCATCGCACTCCGAAAGTTATGCTGTCAAAAAAGCACGCGCCGCTGTATATTTATTTGCTAAAGGAAATTAAATAGAAAAGGGCAGCATGCGA is a genomic window of Glaciimonas sp. PAMC28666 containing:
- the ribA gene encoding GTP cyclohydrolase II encodes the protein MSTHITPSNAAAAQIHETLEYVTSCELPTPWATFQLHAFIDHPSGKEHLALVLGEVTDGSPVLARIHSECLTGDALFSQRCDCGAQLEGSLQQIAAEGRGAVLYLRQEGRGIGLLNKIRAYRIQDSGADTVEANQQLGFADDLRHYGMCEPMLQHLGIKTLRLMTNNPRKMDALKKMGVPVVERIPLILNRNPFNTRYLDTKATKLGHLLPNEGAEHQDEPT
- a CDS encoding thioredoxin family protein — encoded protein: MMRKSLSSALVGCALLLASYAASAAQIAFSQSAFDKLQAEGKPAIVYFHADWCPTCKVQKPIVDSLLRQPDMQSITLLIADYDKEIALKKAMHISQQSTFVVFKGGKEVTRATGQTTKPAIQATFAQAL
- a CDS encoding cytochrome c biogenesis CcdA family protein; the protein is MDFGFASYGLSFAAGVLSTLSPCVLPLLPILLASTLTAHRYGVFALAAGLALSFATLGIFIGAIGASIGLGQDGFRLVAAILFILFALLMLSTRLQQRWSVALAGIGRLGSEGLSRARVDGMSGQFIIGLLLGIIWTPCVGPTLGAATTLASQGKNLPQIALLMIVFGLGAGLPLIVLGMASRAGVARVRGKLQTFGQLGKTLLGTMMLIVGGLMLTGLDRTIESWLLSISPEWLTVLTTRI
- the dbpA gene encoding ATP-dependent RNA helicase DbpA, which encodes MTTSSFSNLPLSPALLRNLDSLGYHEMTTIQAQSLPVILERRDLIAQAKTGSGKTAAFGIGILHKLNPTYFAIQALVLCPTRELADQVAKELRRLARLEDNVKILTLCGGSPMGPQIGSLEHGAHIIVGTPGRIRDHIGRGSINLSTVQTLVLDEADRMVDMGFYEEISGIVSACPKRRQTLLFSATYPDDIRKASAEFLRQPVEVKVEAQHDSGQIEQRFYEVSYDGRNGAVAQLLNHYRPVSTIAFCNTKIHCRELAAELRDQGFSALALYGELEQRERDEILVQFANQSCSVLVATDVAARGLDIQTLGAVINVDVSKDTEVHIHRIGRTGRGHDKGLALSLCAPNEKKWVKLIEDYQNGPVSWFDLAALEPAEGGPLQAPMVTLCIMGGKKDKLRPGDLLGALTGDVGLTKEQVGKISVFEFMTYVALERRMAKHAFSRLSNGNIKGRNFKMRFISEL
- a CDS encoding PolC-type DNA polymerase III; this translates as MTVYQKPIVMLDFETTGLSPEMGDRITEVAALRIVEGKIVERFVSLVNCGVSIPPFISHLTGISQAMVDRAPSASKVMPELLRFIGNDALAAHNASFDAKFLLKESALLDLQPRHSALICSLKLSRRVFPGMKSYKLGLLASALQIPFLGNAHRAEADAEVSAHLLLHVAKHLTDRYQVTSIHPDLLVAVNKLAAAKVPKFLAGQLYGQY
- a CDS encoding MaoC family dehydratase; amino-acid sequence: MEDIVVGQQFRSASIQVTAEEIKRFAQQFDPQPFHLDEIAAKSTFFGGLAASGWHTAALTMRLLVESGMPLAGGIIGAGGDISWPQATRPADVLHVESEIITLAPSRSRPDRGMLQVRSQTINQSGEVVQILNAKLMVWSKSSKA
- a CDS encoding nucleoside/nucleotide kinase family protein — protein: MAKTPQVLTIDACLEKLQAGVANGRRFILGIVGQPGSGKSTLAQTLMAAFPGTASVLPMDGFHLANNELDRLERANRKGAEDTFDSGGYVALLKRLRDQAADEIVYAPEFRREIDEPIANAIAIQPETQLVITEGNYLLLDRGHWRKVQRMLDESWYLEIDTDLRQQRLIARHMQFGRDFSTAQAWVHQTDEPNARLIASTQDRANMVINWRLGGEGPLPS
- a CDS encoding pirin family protein, with amino-acid sequence MLQVRKSGDRGVADHGWLQSRHTFSFGHYQDAQHTGFGPLLVINEDRVAPGQGFGTHGHRDMEIISYVLDGALEHKDSMGTGSVLHYGDVQRMSAGTGVRHSEFNSSPSESLHFLQIWIEPDVKGIPPGYEEKHFTPASKQGQLRLIASSDGRDDTVLIHQNACIYAGVLGPKDQISHDLAAGRTGYVHVIRGAITVNGIVLSTGDALKLTDEALITLAQADAAEVLVFDLPY